Genomic window (Takifugu rubripes chromosome 1, fTakRub1.2, whole genome shotgun sequence):
AGTTCAGATGTCATCCAACCGCTCTCGCCGCCGCCTGCTCGCTCCTGTCAACTACGGTCACTTCGTCCCACTTACTGCGCCCCCAAAACAACAAGAAGGCCAACTCTTCAAAGAGGAGTGTAAAAACTAATATAAAAACGTCTGTCGAATTCGTCTCCTCCGGGGTCCTCGTCGGAAGAAAGGGGCCGGTTCTTCCCCCCCGTTCAGGTCCTCGCCGCTCACCTGTGGTCATTGGAGCATGAGCTGCTTGAGGTTGTCGTGCAGGATGGTGTCCTTGACGTCCCGGAACACCAGCCTGATGTTCTCCGTGTTGATGGCGGTGGTGAAGTGGTGGTAGAGAGGCTTCTGCGTGGCATCGCGCCTCCTGGCCCGGAAACATTCTACCATGAAGGCCTGGATGTCGGCCAGGCTGTGCTCCGGCCCGGTGTACTCAGGAAAATAGTCCTTGAGCGGAACGCTCtgcaccttctcctccagcaggtccgtcttgttgaggaagaggatgatggaTACGTTGACAAAGACGCGGTTATTGACGATGGTCTCGAAGATGTCGAGCGACTCTCGGAGCCGGTTGGTCTGCCGGTCCTCCATCAGCACCTGCGCGGCGTCGGGGGAGCACACGGATTACACGTGCACAGAGACCAACCATCACAAGTGCCAGTCAGCGGAAGTCTGAGCTCACCTGGTCGTATTCAGAGGACGAgaccaggaagaggatggaggtGACCGAGTCAAAGCATTCAAACCAACGCCGCCGCTCCGAGCGCTGCCCGCCCACGTCCACCATCTTGAAGGGAACGTTCTTGATCTCAAAGTCATACTCGTGGATGCCCTTGGTGGGTTTACGGGCCAGCAGGATGTCCTGCTGGCTGGGCACATAAGTCTGGAGGAGAGCCAGTGAAAATGCACGTTACTGCCCGAGACGGAGGGGCGACACCGACCCAGAACCCGGGACGTGACCCAAACCGGCCGAGCTGAATCCAAACGGATTCAATCTAAAGTGAGTGTAAACCATCTCAACTCGTTTGTTGACCCTAAAGAAACGGTAAAATTCTGGGCGAGTCTTCGGAGGCAACTTACCGGGTCGCCGAGTTTATCCAGATCATCCAAGAAATACTTCACCGACTCCCCctgtgacagaggaggagattcTGTTACTCTGCTTCGTCTACCGGAGGATTTCTGACGTCTGAGGCGGCGCCGCCCAGCCGAAGCAGGATGCACGATGTGGTGTTGTGGGAGACGTGCGTGCCCAGAGCCTTTGATGTACACAGAAGCGCGCTGGTGTGCGAAAGCAGGGGAGTTTTTCTGAGCCGCTCTCATGCTGCTCGCGTGCAGCCGTTACAAGCCCAGACACGAGGCTGCCAGGAGGAGACGCATTCCTTTATTGTCCCGCTCTGGACGTGGAGACAAAGGTGGCAGCAGAAACCAGAATAGGCTTCCTCCGGACCCCCAGAGGCTTTGTTAGCACTCGCCAGGCCTTTGATGGCGGCGTTATTCTGCGCCAACGCCACGTAGCCACGCCCTCTTTTCGCATTTTCAAACGTAAATGTTGACGAAGGTCTCGGCGCGTGCGGGAGCTCCGGGACGCGGAGCGCCGCTCTGCCTTTACCACTGGATGTTTGAAAAAACTCATCTGACTGGAAAAACCTGTGCGTGCGCACGAGTGTGTGCAGAggtgggaagtgtgtgtgtggggggggggcagagaggcgCGGCAGCCTGGCTTAGGCAGCACAGCTACGCTCCACTTCTGGCCACAGATTCCGTCTGGGCTCCAGTCGGAGCGCCCGAATCTGACCGAAGAGCTGATTTTGAGTTCGtcgcctaaaaaaaaaaaacaaaaaaaaaagaagaagagaaacaagAAGAGCAACCATTCCGAGAACTTTCTGTTCATCGTGAAAGGGTGACAACAGACCCGCCAGAGCGTGCTGAGCGTgcaaaagcagagcagcatcccACCAGATCCACGCAGGAGAGCGAGCGGCACCGCCGGGCCTGCGAGAGCCCACGGAAACCCGCTCGTTCTTCCCTGTCTCTGCATAACCGGGGTAACAAAGGTTCACAGTTAACGCTGCCCAACACTCAAACACCCCTTTGTTCCATTTCTTGTCCTGGTTTGGCTTAAAAAACCCAATAAATGGAAAATCAGCACGTTTAAGAGGCTTTTCTGAGCAGTTCTGTCAGAATAAAGCCCGTCTGCACCACTAGTCTGCTACAGGTGCACGCACGTAGCCGCTCGTCAGGAGCATTAACAGCGACGTGCGTGGAGGAGGCGAGCGTGCACGAGCCCGGGGAGGGAGTGGCCACCAGATGAGGCACCCAAGCAGATGTTTAGACCATCAGCACCGAAATGTCCGATTCTAAACGATCGAGGCTCCATAGGAGGAGACGGTCGTCCGCCGAGGTGCCTGTGCAGCCCCCCAGAGTCGGGCCGAGGGGTAAATACGGGTTGGTGCACGCTCGTCGTGCCACCGTTTGTGAGTGGAAATCTGTTTTGGAGCGAAAAGCCGTTTAACCACAGATCAACATTCCAGCTCCGATCGCTCATTCCTCCTCCCGTCGCAGCAGCGCTCCGAGCGGCCGGCTCGGAGTGAGggtaaccacccccccccccccaccaccccccaccacccccccaccgccttACACAACAGCTCAAACATCTCAGGTTAATGCTGTGGTCTCGTTACAGAACCGCGGCGTTCAGGGTGTCTCACGGCGGCCTCATGTGGGAGGTTCTGAGCTCTGAGGCATCACAAAAGAACCGCTGGTGGGGAGCGACGCCGACAGCAGGCGACACACATGAGAAGCCCCAGAAATGGCGAGCGAACGCGGCGCCGCGTCCGATAACGATCGGCTTCAAGGCCAGATGGACACGAGGAGCGTCAACAGGAAGTgccttcagtcacatgtcagAGGCAAAAGGTACCAGGAGGAGGAATTAAGAAGGAATAGACTTTCACTTTCCTTTCCCACCACAGCCACCTACCAGCTGAAACTCCCTGCGACGGTCGTAGGCGTTCTGGATGCCCGAGTCGGCCCACAGGGCCTGGATGGCGGGCAGGTACTGCAGGAAGACGGACGTCTCCAGCTGCCCGCTCGCCATCTTCGCCGAGCGGGTGTCGAACGCCATCAGGCTGTCCCCGTGCTGCTGGTTGTCTTTGTCTCCCCAGGGGATGTGCAGCTTTCCTCGGGCGTCCACCAGCACGCGCAtacctgggggggtgggggggtggggggggggttaaaggtcagatTAAGTGTGCAGCTACTGATTAAAAAACCTCA
Coding sequences:
- the LOC101065558 gene encoding guanine nucleotide-binding protein subunit alpha-13, which gives rise to MADFLPTRSVLKVCLPVCLLNSSEVEQLRKSKEIDRCLSREKTYVKRLVKILLLGAGESGKSTFLKQMRIIHGQDFDQHAREEFRATIYSNVIKGMRVLVDARGKLHIPWGDKDNQQHGDSLMAFDTRSAKMASGQLETSVFLQYLPAIQALWADSGIQNAYDRRREFQLGESVKYFLDDLDKLGDPTYVPSQQDILLARKPTKGIHEYDFEIKNVPFKMVDVGGQRSERRRWFECFDSVTSILFLVSSSEYDQVLMEDRQTNRLRESLDIFETIVNNRVFVNVSIILFLNKTDLLEEKVQSVPLKDYFPEYTGPEHSLADIQAFMVECFRARRRDATQKPLYHHFTTAINTENIRLVFRDVKDTILHDNLKQLMLQ